The nucleotide window GGGCTGGCCCGTCGTGGGGAGTTCCTCCGGCTCCGCGTCCACGAACTGAAAGAGCGCCGCGCCCGCCACGATGCAGAAGTGGTCCCACATGACCTTGTGCCTGTGGAATGCCCGCACCGTGCCCACCGCCCGTGACCTCACCACATACACCTGCCCGAACTCCACGAACTCCGCGTCGTCACACCGCAGGACCTCCTCCAGTG belongs to Armatimonadota bacterium and includes:
- a CDS encoding dTDP-4-dehydrorhamnose 3,5-epimerase codes for the protein MSEQRVAVTELKRHVDDRGTLEEVLRCDDAEFVEFGQVYVVRSRAVGTVRAFHRHKVMWDHFCIVAGAALFQFVDAEPEELPTTGQP